One Candidatus Cloacimonas sp. genomic region harbors:
- the nadC gene encoding carboxylating nicotinate-nucleotide diphosphorylase has protein sequence MFLDEIIRKSLEEDIGTGDITTRYLDLEPQTSLAYIIAKAPGILAGVDIARQVFKMVDADLKITLYSKDGDKVVPQEEIMRLEGRPSSILQGERTALNFMQRLSGIATKTAEYVALLEGTEVKLLDTRKTTPLLRSLEKYAVRVGGGYNHRFGLFDMVLIKENHIRACGSITESVKRIRKHNISYKIEVEVTNMKEVDEAAKIGVDRVMLDNMTPEQIRKAVKKYKEVLEFEVSGGITEDNIRTYAETGVQFISSGALTHSYKSLDLSMLFKE, from the coding sequence GTGTTTTTAGATGAAATAATCAGAAAAAGCTTGGAAGAAGATATAGGGACGGGCGATATAACTACCCGCTATCTGGATTTGGAACCTCAAACCTCTCTTGCCTATATTATTGCTAAAGCACCGGGAATTTTAGCCGGCGTGGATATAGCAAGACAAGTTTTCAAGATGGTGGATGCCGATCTTAAAATTACTTTATACAGTAAAGACGGAGATAAAGTAGTTCCTCAGGAAGAAATTATGCGCTTGGAAGGCAGACCTTCTTCCATTTTACAAGGAGAAAGAACTGCCCTAAATTTTATGCAGCGACTTTCCGGAATTGCCACTAAAACGGCTGAATATGTTGCTCTTCTGGAAGGAACGGAAGTGAAACTTTTAGATACCCGAAAAACAACTCCCCTGCTGCGTTCTCTGGAAAAATATGCCGTTCGGGTTGGGGGTGGCTATAATCATCGTTTTGGGTTATTTGATATGGTATTGATCAAAGAAAATCATATTCGCGCTTGCGGATCGATAACGGAATCGGTAAAGCGCATTCGGAAACATAACATCAGCTACAAAATTGAAGTGGAAGTTACTAATATGAAAGAAGTTGATGAAGCGGCAAAAATTGGCGTGGATAGAGTTATGCTGGATAATATGACTCCCGAACAAATAAGAAAAGCCGTCAAAAAATATAAAGAAGTATTGGAATTTGAGGTCTCGGGCGGAATTACGGAAGATAATATCCGTACTTATGCCGAAACGGGAGTTCAGTTTATTTCTTCCGGAGCCCTCACACATTCATATAAATCACTGGATCTAAGTATGTTATTTAAGGAGTAA
- a CDS encoding C4-type zinc ribbon domain-containing protein, producing MEEELRTLAKMQILDDQIGRYRVLQKELPKELNEIIESVEQATANLLAIETEHAELNKKQRALELDIKQMQEQSKKYAAQLSEIKNNKEYKALNSEITYIKEKISNIESTLLELMEKENEIKEKVAAAKNELQKAETRQKEKESDLREQIASLETKIEEIRNQRNELARTLPVPIVKHYGNMIKHKNNQAVAYNRDGSCGACGFVIRQQMRIELQLRKKIIYCENCGRILMNHFEENADNVSI from the coding sequence ATGGAAGAAGAATTAAGAACACTTGCCAAAATGCAAATCCTGGACGATCAAATCGGACGCTATCGGGTTTTGCAAAAAGAACTGCCCAAAGAATTAAACGAAATTATAGAAAGCGTAGAACAAGCAACTGCCAACCTGCTTGCCATCGAAACCGAACATGCCGAACTAAACAAAAAACAGCGCGCCTTGGAATTGGATATTAAACAGATGCAGGAACAAAGCAAGAAATATGCCGCCCAACTTTCGGAAATTAAAAATAACAAGGAATATAAGGCATTAAACAGCGAAATCACCTATATTAAAGAGAAAATTTCCAATATTGAATCTACCCTGCTGGAATTGATGGAAAAGGAAAACGAAATTAAAGAAAAAGTAGCCGCTGCCAAAAATGAATTGCAAAAAGCCGAAACTCGCCAAAAAGAAAAAGAAAGCGATTTGAGAGAACAAATTGCCTCCCTGGAAACCAAAATTGAAGAAATTCGCAATCAAAGAAATGAACTGGCACGCACTTTACCCGTTCCAATCGTTAAACATTACGGAAATATGATAAAACATAAAAACAATCAGGCAGTCGCTTATAATCGTGATGGCTCTTGCGGTGCCTGCGGTTTTGTGATTCGTCAACAAATGCGCATTGAATTGCAATTGCGAAAAAAGATTATCTATTGCGAAAATTGCGGACGCATTTTGATGAATCATTTTGAAGAAAACGCTGACAATGTATCCATCTAA
- a CDS encoding serine protease, which yields MEPKQKREELLQQLETLRKTKVLIYVTGDRPGWETQIHQEVHSFFAQHLEKMSKGSKLNKLSLFLYTRGGNTLAAWSLVNLLRQYCEELEIIVPSKAHSAGTLMCLGSNLIVMTRQSTLGPIDPNINTPLNPAIPNMPGHTIPVSVEAINGYIELVKKEFGIKNDQALAEVVKVLSEKIHPLVLGEVYRARAQIKMLANKLLDFHIPEGHKEKIVNFLCTDSGSHDYTINIKDARDLGLVVEEADQQNAELINAILETIARELELDIPFDPKKLLKKKEFTDYWCKRALIQSIEGGKHLFISEGTLSLHHNEDKVIFQNTPTFEGWRYAK from the coding sequence ATGGAACCAAAACAAAAGCGGGAAGAACTTCTGCAACAGTTGGAGACCTTGCGCAAAACAAAAGTCCTGATTTATGTAACAGGAGACAGACCTGGCTGGGAAACGCAGATTCATCAGGAGGTCCATAGTTTTTTTGCTCAACATCTGGAAAAAATGTCTAAGGGCTCCAAGCTAAATAAACTTTCTTTATTTCTTTATACCAGAGGTGGAAATACTCTGGCAGCTTGGAGTTTGGTTAATTTATTGCGTCAGTATTGTGAAGAACTGGAAATAATTGTTCCTTCCAAAGCTCATAGTGCGGGAACTTTAATGTGCTTAGGTTCAAATCTCATTGTAATGACCAGGCAGTCAACTTTAGGACCGATTGATCCCAATATCAATACACCATTAAATCCTGCCATCCCCAATATGCCTGGACATACTATCCCTGTTAGTGTTGAAGCTATTAATGGCTACATAGAATTAGTAAAAAAAGAATTCGGAATTAAAAACGATCAGGCACTGGCAGAGGTGGTAAAAGTGCTTTCAGAAAAAATTCATCCTTTGGTTTTGGGAGAGGTCTATAGAGCCAGAGCTCAGATAAAAATGCTTGCTAATAAGTTATTGGATTTTCATATTCCGGAAGGCCATAAAGAAAAGATTGTCAATTTCCTATGTACAGATTCCGGAAGTCACGATTATACAATTAATATTAAAGATGCCAGGGATTTAGGATTAGTAGTGGAAGAAGCGGATCAACAAAATGCAGAACTGATCAATGCCATTTTGGAAACTATTGCCAGGGAACTGGAACTTGATATCCCTTTTGATCCCAAAAAACTGTTGAAAAAAAAGGAGTTTACTGATTACTGGTGTAAAAGAGCTCTTATTCAAAGTATTGAGGGCGGTAAACACTTATTTATTTCGGAAGGGACGCTTTCTTTACATCATAACGAGGATAAGGTAATTTTTCAGAATACACCTACTTTTGAGGGATGGAGATATGCTAAATAA
- a CDS encoding type II toxin-antitoxin system YafQ family toxin, with product MLKISHTSQFKRDYKKYRTNQDLKEALKEALAYLVSGKPLPSHFKDHPLKGDKSECRECHLSPNILLLYRIQDEVLILIRIGSHSNLFD from the coding sequence TTGCTCAAAATCAGCCATACTTCTCAATTTAAGAGAGATTACAAGAAATATCGGACAAATCAAGACCTTAAAGAAGCATTAAAAGAGGCATTAGCTTATTTAGTGTCAGGAAAACCTCTACCCTCCCATTTTAAAGATCATCCATTGAAAGGTGATAAAAGTGAATGCCGGGAATGTCATTTATCTCCTAACATTCTGTTGCTTTATAGAATACAAGATGAGGTCTTAATCCTGATTAGGATTGGCTCGCATTCCAATTTGTTTGATTAA